In Deltaproteobacteria bacterium, one genomic interval encodes:
- the glnE gene encoding bifunctional [glutamate--ammonia ligase]-adenylyl-L-tyrosine phosphorylase/[glutamate--ammonia-ligase] adenylyltransferase: protein MSAFTSTAAATLARFGVDPQRVARAQAAIPPGEFGAALADLVAGAPDPVLALANWERAAQWPEAVAVVASWPAARWPPLFTLLGGSQVLSATLLSAAAAWPESFAAVLTAGAVAAREHIGALAAAVSAPWEEFAGVLRRYRSREYLRIGLSDLTGGVELEATLADLTALAEGVCEAAYRWARHAVAADFGALSRPDGRPNGFVVLAMGKFGGGELNYSSDIDLTYLYESDQGESAGGPRGRLTAAAFFIRVAELITRALQERTDTGFAFRVDLRLRPEGINGPITNSVDNALLYYESWGQTWERTALIQARPVAGDHAVGQRFLREVQPFVYRRYLDFATVADMKELKSRIEQQLGHKTRGNVKLGRGGIREIEFVVQALQLIHGGRDERLRGSGTLPGLQRLVAGGVLPAPEGQELAVAYRFLRQVEHKIQIVHERQTHSVPAGEAEQETLARRLGLANAPALWAALEAHRAPVRRAFEQLFYAPQAEVQRARAPELVALVDGLEDAALAQGELGRLGFADPEASHRDLILLRDGSPSAPARPGRKKALRELAPVLLQAVVQSANPDQALHNLATFITNIGARTSFLALLRENPATLQMLVRLFAGSEFLAQAFLRRPEMLDSLVRADLVRVRVPKAALVEELGRQLAPCADFEAALDVLRRFRNEHFLRIGINDLEQLLALEDVSSELTALAESCLEAAYDIAVAAVREKFGRAAPPGQFVIVALGKLGSGELNYNSDLDLIFIYEAGEEAIAHEFFSKLAQRLLTVLQVPTTEGLVYRIDTRLRPSGRAGPLVSSLESFRRYHEQSARLWERQALIKARAVAGDAALAAAVAPIIADFVYRRPLAEAEVREMVHLRGRMERELARESAQQVNIKTGRGGLVDIEFVTQMLQLRHGSTHSAVRVRATLTALAALQSAGVLPAADAELLQSGYRFLRRLENRLRLAHDQPVEVLDRGGIDLGPLARQLGLGGATATPAAAAEALWREYGERREGIRACYEKWFGSSPAVTPGDDEAR, encoded by the coding sequence GTGAGCGCGTTTACCAGTACCGCTGCGGCAACGCTCGCCCGCTTCGGCGTCGATCCCCAGCGTGTGGCGCGCGCCCAAGCCGCCATCCCCCCGGGCGAATTTGGCGCCGCCCTGGCCGACCTGGTTGCCGGGGCGCCCGATCCGGTGTTGGCGCTGGCCAATTGGGAACGGGCGGCGCAGTGGCCGGAGGCGGTGGCGGTGGTGGCGAGTTGGCCGGCGGCGCGCTGGCCGCCGCTGTTCACGCTGCTTGGTGGCAGCCAGGTGTTGTCGGCGACCTTGCTGAGCGCGGCGGCGGCGTGGCCCGAGTCGTTTGCGGCCGTTTTGACGGCCGGCGCCGTCGCGGCCCGCGAGCACATCGGGGCGCTGGCGGCGGCGGTGAGTGCACCGTGGGAGGAATTCGCCGGCGTGCTGCGGCGCTATCGCAGCCGCGAGTACTTGCGCATCGGCTTGAGTGATCTCACCGGCGGTGTCGAGTTGGAAGCTACGCTGGCCGACCTCACGGCGCTGGCCGAAGGTGTGTGCGAGGCCGCGTACCGCTGGGCGCGCCACGCGGTGGCGGCGGACTTCGGCGCGCTCAGTCGGCCGGATGGCCGGCCCAACGGCTTCGTGGTCTTGGCCATGGGCAAGTTCGGTGGCGGCGAGTTGAACTACAGCTCGGATATCGACCTCACCTATCTGTATGAATCCGACCAGGGCGAGAGCGCGGGCGGGCCGCGCGGGCGGCTGACGGCGGCGGCGTTCTTTATCCGCGTTGCCGAGCTGATTACCCGCGCGCTGCAAGAGCGTACCGATACCGGGTTCGCTTTTCGCGTCGATCTGCGGCTGCGCCCCGAAGGGATCAACGGTCCGATCACTAATTCGGTCGACAACGCCTTGCTCTACTACGAATCCTGGGGGCAGACGTGGGAGCGCACCGCGCTGATTCAAGCGCGCCCGGTCGCCGGCGATCATGCCGTGGGTCAGCGGTTCCTGCGCGAGGTGCAGCCGTTCGTTTATCGGCGCTATCTCGACTTCGCCACCGTGGCCGACATGAAGGAGCTCAAGTCCCGTATCGAGCAACAACTGGGGCACAAAACGCGCGGCAACGTGAAACTCGGCCGCGGCGGTATTCGGGAGATCGAGTTCGTCGTCCAGGCGCTACAGCTGATTCACGGCGGGCGCGACGAGCGCCTGCGCGGGTCGGGCACCTTGCCCGGGTTGCAGCGGTTGGTGGCCGGCGGGGTGTTGCCGGCGCCGGAAGGGCAGGAGCTGGCGGTAGCCTATCGCTTCCTGCGCCAGGTCGAGCACAAGATCCAGATCGTTCATGAACGGCAGACCCATAGCGTGCCCGCCGGGGAAGCCGAGCAAGAGACGTTGGCGCGCCGGCTGGGGCTCGCGAATGCCCCGGCGCTGTGGGCGGCTCTCGAGGCCCACCGAGCGCCCGTGCGGCGCGCCTTCGAGCAGCTCTTCTACGCGCCGCAAGCGGAGGTTCAGCGCGCTCGTGCCCCCGAGCTGGTGGCGCTGGTGGACGGCTTGGAGGATGCGGCGCTGGCGCAGGGCGAGCTGGGGCGGCTAGGGTTTGCCGACCCCGAGGCCAGTCATCGCGATCTGATACTGCTGCGCGACGGCTCGCCGTCGGCCCCGGCACGCCCGGGGCGAAAGAAGGCGCTGCGTGAATTGGCGCCGGTGTTGCTCCAGGCGGTGGTACAATCGGCCAATCCCGATCAAGCGCTGCACAACCTGGCCACCTTCATTACCAACATCGGCGCGCGCACCAGCTTTCTGGCGCTGCTGCGCGAGAACCCGGCCACGTTGCAGATGCTGGTGCGCTTGTTCGCCGGCAGCGAGTTCCTCGCCCAGGCGTTCTTACGCCGCCCGGAGATGCTCGACTCGCTGGTGCGCGCCGATCTGGTGCGCGTGCGCGTGCCCAAGGCCGCCTTGGTCGAGGAGCTGGGCCGCCAACTGGCGCCTTGTGCCGATTTCGAGGCAGCTCTCGATGTCTTGCGCCGCTTTCGCAACGAGCACTTCTTGCGCATCGGTATCAACGACCTGGAGCAGCTGCTGGCGCTCGAGGACGTCAGCAGCGAGTTGACGGCGCTGGCCGAAAGCTGTCTGGAGGCGGCGTACGATATCGCCGTGGCGGCGGTGCGCGAGAAATTCGGCCGCGCCGCGCCGCCGGGTCAGTTCGTGATCGTGGCCCTGGGCAAGCTCGGTAGCGGCGAGTTGAACTACAATTCGGACTTGGACCTGATCTTCATTTACGAAGCGGGCGAGGAGGCGATTGCCCACGAGTTCTTCTCCAAGCTGGCGCAGCGGCTGTTGACGGTGTTGCAAGTACCGACGACCGAGGGGCTCGTCTATCGCATCGACACGCGGCTGCGGCCGTCGGGGCGGGCGGGGCCGCTGGTATCGTCGCTGGAGTCATTCCGGCGCTACCACGAGCAGAGTGCGCGGTTGTGGGAACGCCAAGCGTTGATCAAAGCTCGGGCGGTAGCCGGGGACGCGGCGCTGGCGGCGGCGGTGGCGCCGATCATTGCGGACTTCGTCTATCGCCGGCCGCTGGCGGAGGCCGAGGTGCGGGAAATGGTGCACTTGCGCGGGCGCATGGAGCGGGAGCTGGCACGCGAGAGCGCCCAGCAGGTCAACATCAAGACCGGCCGCGGCGGCCTGGTCGATATCGAGTTCGTCACCCAGATGCTGCAGCTGCGTCACGGCAGCACGCACTCAGCGGTGCGTGTGCGGGCTACCTTGACGGCGCTGGCCGCGCTGCAATCGGCTGGGGTCTTGCCCGCTGCTGACGCTGAGCTGTTGCAGTCGGGTTATCGGTTCTTGCGGCGGTTAGAGAACCGCTTGCGGCTGGCGCACGACCAGCCGGTCGAGGTGCTCGATCGCGGCGGTATCGATTTGGGGCCGCTGGCACGCCAGCTCGGCCTCGGCGGCGCAACCGCCACGCCCGCCGCCGCGGCCGAAGCCCTGTGGCGCGAGTACGGCGAGCGCCGGGAAGGGATCCGCGCCTGCTACGAGAAGTGGTTCGGCAGTAGCCCGGCGGTAACTCCCGGTGACGACGAGGCGCGTTGA
- the ftsZ gene encoding cell division protein FtsZ: MIELAGKEAVGAAIKVVGIGGGGGNAVNTMIASSLPGIEFIAANTDMQALRASLAPTKLQLGERLTKGLGAGANPDVGREAALEDAERLRETLAGADMVFITAGMGGGTGTGGAPVVARVAKELGILTVGVVTKPFQFEGKKRMRQADDGIKQLRDAVDTLIAIPNQRLLAVAGRNTSLLDTFKKADDILLQAVRGISDLITVHGLINLDFADVRAIMSEMGMAMMGCGIATGENRAIEAAQKAIASPLLEDISIHGARGVLINITGSPNLSLHEVNDAASLIQEEAHADANIIFGAVIDERMGDEIRITVIATGFGEAGVELRQPPLSALPPTNGNGLREPQPQHDASPPPPAEPRPATLRPSPPPPATTAAPRRIVRMGTIIDDTESPTWQRPKSLDRMDQRVEQVQGFTISEEDDAAYDIPAFLRKQAE; encoded by the coding sequence ATGATTGAGCTGGCGGGCAAGGAAGCGGTGGGGGCGGCGATCAAGGTGGTGGGCATCGGCGGTGGTGGCGGCAACGCGGTCAATACCATGATCGCCTCGTCACTGCCCGGGATCGAGTTCATTGCGGCTAACACCGACATGCAAGCGCTGCGGGCGAGCTTGGCCCCGACCAAGCTCCAGCTGGGCGAGCGCCTCACCAAAGGGCTGGGTGCCGGCGCCAACCCGGACGTTGGCCGCGAAGCCGCACTGGAGGACGCCGAGCGCCTGCGCGAGACTCTGGCCGGCGCCGACATGGTGTTCATCACTGCCGGCATGGGCGGGGGCACCGGCACCGGCGGCGCCCCGGTGGTAGCGCGCGTGGCCAAGGAGTTGGGTATACTCACAGTAGGTGTTGTAACCAAACCCTTTCAGTTCGAAGGCAAGAAGCGCATGCGACAGGCGGACGACGGCATCAAGCAGCTGCGCGATGCGGTCGATACGCTCATCGCCATCCCCAACCAGCGGCTGCTCGCCGTCGCCGGCCGCAACACCTCACTGCTGGATACCTTCAAGAAGGCCGACGACATCCTGCTGCAAGCGGTCCGGGGCATCTCCGACCTCATCACCGTACACGGGCTCATCAACCTCGACTTCGCCGACGTGCGCGCGATCATGTCCGAGATGGGTATGGCGATGATGGGTTGCGGCATCGCCACCGGCGAGAACCGGGCGATCGAGGCGGCGCAGAAGGCGATTGCCAGCCCGCTACTCGAGGATATTTCGATTCACGGCGCTCGCGGCGTGCTGATCAACATCACCGGCAGCCCCAACCTGTCGCTGCACGAAGTCAACGACGCCGCCTCGCTCATCCAGGAGGAGGCGCACGCCGACGCTAACATCATCTTCGGCGCGGTGATTGACGAACGCATGGGCGATGAGATCCGCATCACCGTAATCGCCACTGGGTTTGGCGAGGCTGGCGTTGAGCTGCGCCAGCCGCCACTGAGCGCACTGCCACCCACCAACGGCAACGGCCTCCGCGAGCCGCAGCCGCAGCACGACGCCAGCCCACCGCCGCCAGCCGAACCGCGGCCGGCAACTCTCCGGCCGTCGCCGCCGCCACCAGCCACGACTGCGGCTCCGCGTCGAATCGTGCGTATGGGCACGATCATAGATGACACCGAGTCGCCGACCTGGCAGCGACCTAAGTCGCTCGACCGCATGGACCAACGGGTCGAGCAGGTGCAGGGTTTCACGATCTCCGAAGAGGACGACGCCGCCTACGACATTCCGGCGTTCCTGCGCAAGCAAGCCGAGTAG
- a CDS encoding NYN domain-containing protein: MPKKTVKSKVAPARKSAPVRKKALARKAAPPKRAAAAGRKRERPLRKAAVREPAARQPRRAIFIDVENTSSEADLMGVLDALKVDRLAEPTELTAVGNWKSVGQRLARHLAAMGVQLVHSAPATGVRDWSDLWIAVAAGCWLGTALPGDSLEVVSDDRAFDAVGDAAAARGVRFQRVSYRAAPAAAESPATAEGRRRRRRRGGRGRRAGETHTQHTAAPAAGAAPIRTVTAAVPNPPARAATAAATRPESAHEEAHAAPHAQIVAVLTRLVGGSSERWVNLDILANALKAEGFTRPPGSPRLVTRLRRMKDLEVSPNGMVRLAGAAPGAQSDAAP, translated from the coding sequence ATGCCAAAGAAGACAGTGAAATCGAAGGTGGCGCCGGCGCGCAAAAGTGCCCCGGTGCGTAAGAAGGCGCTGGCCCGCAAGGCCGCACCTCCCAAGCGGGCGGCGGCTGCCGGCCGCAAGCGCGAGCGACCGTTGCGTAAAGCCGCGGTGCGGGAGCCGGCCGCGCGCCAACCCCGCCGCGCGATCTTCATCGACGTTGAGAACACCAGCAGCGAGGCCGATCTGATGGGGGTGTTGGACGCTCTCAAGGTGGATCGGCTGGCGGAACCGACCGAGTTGACCGCGGTTGGCAACTGGAAGTCTGTGGGGCAGCGTTTGGCGCGCCATCTGGCTGCCATGGGGGTGCAGCTTGTTCACAGTGCCCCGGCTACTGGCGTGCGCGATTGGAGCGACCTCTGGATCGCTGTGGCTGCTGGGTGCTGGCTCGGTACCGCGCTGCCCGGCGACAGCCTCGAGGTTGTTTCCGACGACCGTGCCTTTGATGCCGTCGGTGATGCCGCAGCGGCTCGAGGCGTGCGTTTTCAACGCGTTTCGTATCGAGCGGCGCCGGCCGCGGCAGAGTCACCGGCGACCGCCGAGGGCCGCCGGCGCCGCCGCCGGCGTGGTGGCCGCGGACGCCGTGCGGGGGAGACCCACACGCAGCACACAGCCGCGCCGGCGGCAGGCGCGGCTCCAATCCGCACGGTTACGGCCGCGGTGCCGAATCCGCCTGCGCGTGCGGCGACGGCAGCGGCAACGCGCCCGGAGTCGGCCCACGAAGAAGCCCACGCAGCTCCCCATGCCCAGATTGTTGCCGTGTTGACGCGGCTGGTTGGTGGAAGCTCGGAGCGTTGGGTGAATTTGGACATCCTGGCCAACGCTTTGAAGGCCGAAGGGTTCACGCGCCCGCCGGGATCACCACGCCTGGTGACGAGGCTGCGCCGCATGAAGGACCTCGAAGTCAGCCCGAACGGGATGGTGCGCTTGGCCGGTGCGGCGCCAGGGGCGCAGAGTGACGCTGCGCCCTGA
- the ftsA gene encoding cell division protein FtsA, translating to MAKRGDKKGELLVGLDIGTAKVAAVVGEVHDGTVTVAGLGSAPCDGLRKGMVVNIDATVQAIERAVKEAEVSASCQIHSVFAGIGGTHVKSFNSHGVVAVKNREVAPGDVARVLDAARAVALPLDRDILHVLAQEFVVDGQDGVKDPLGMSGVRLETKVHVVTTAIAAAQNVVKCCQRSGLHVADLVLAPLAAAEAALTAEERELGVALVEIGAGTTNVLVFSQGALKHSAVLGLGGNHVTSDIAAGLRTPFREAERLKQRHGCALARLVQPAESVEVPSVGGRTPRVLARQTLAEIIEPRFEEIFTLAHRQIIRSGFEQALTSGVVLTGGGALVAGAVGLAEQVFQMPTRLGSPATSGNSGNGSGNGGGPPPFDDSTGPLFATAVGLVSYGAKPRDSAAAVPEETRRLGKVRSRMVEWIKEFF from the coding sequence ATGGCTAAGCGGGGAGACAAGAAGGGCGAATTGCTCGTCGGACTCGATATCGGCACCGCCAAGGTAGCGGCGGTGGTGGGCGAGGTCCACGACGGCACCGTCACAGTTGCAGGTCTCGGCAGCGCCCCTTGCGACGGGCTGCGCAAGGGCATGGTGGTCAACATCGACGCTACCGTGCAAGCGATCGAGCGCGCCGTCAAAGAGGCCGAGGTTTCCGCTAGCTGCCAGATTCACAGCGTCTTCGCCGGCATCGGCGGCACCCACGTCAAGTCGTTCAACAGCCACGGCGTGGTCGCGGTGAAGAACCGCGAGGTGGCACCAGGCGACGTCGCCCGCGTGCTGGACGCGGCGCGGGCGGTGGCATTGCCGCTCGATCGCGACATCTTGCACGTGCTGGCGCAGGAGTTCGTGGTCGATGGTCAAGACGGCGTCAAAGACCCACTCGGCATGTCGGGCGTGCGCCTGGAGACCAAGGTGCATGTCGTCACCACCGCCATCGCCGCGGCCCAGAACGTGGTTAAGTGTTGCCAGCGCAGCGGTTTGCATGTGGCCGATCTAGTGCTCGCCCCGCTGGCGGCGGCAGAGGCGGCGCTGACCGCGGAGGAACGCGAACTCGGCGTCGCGCTGGTTGAGATCGGCGCCGGCACCACCAACGTGCTGGTTTTCAGCCAGGGCGCGCTCAAGCACAGCGCCGTGCTCGGCCTCGGCGGCAACCACGTCACCAGCGACATCGCCGCGGGCTTGCGCACGCCCTTCCGGGAAGCCGAGCGCCTCAAGCAGCGGCACGGCTGCGCACTGGCACGCCTGGTACAGCCCGCCGAATCAGTGGAGGTGCCCAGCGTCGGCGGACGCACGCCGCGCGTGCTGGCGCGGCAGACGCTGGCGGAGATCATCGAGCCGCGCTTCGAGGAGATCTTCACGCTGGCCCACCGGCAAATCATTCGCAGCGGCTTCGAACAGGCGCTGACAAGCGGTGTCGTCCTGACCGGTGGCGGGGCGCTGGTTGCGGGCGCGGTCGGGCTGGCGGAGCAGGTATTTCAGATGCCGACCCGGCTGGGCAGCCCGGCGACTTCGGGCAACTCGGGCAATGGCTCCGGCAACGGCGGCGGCCCGCCGCCGTTTGACGACAGCACCGGCCCACTGTTCGCCACCGCGGTCGGCCTGGTATCATACGGCGCCAAACCGCGCGACAGTGCCGCTGCGGTGCCGGAGGAGACGCGGAGATTGGGCAAGGTTCGTAGCCGCATGGTGGAGTGGATCAAGGAATTCTTCTGA
- a CDS encoding UDP-N-acetylmuramate--L-alanine ligase → MPSRFNAPRRVHFVGIGGVGMSGIAEVLLALGHHVSGSDITQSATTRRLTKLGARITIGHSAEVVQPDADVVVISSAVKYVNPEIVRARELKIPVVPRAEMLAELMRMKQGIAVAGTHGKTTTTSLIAAILKRAGLDPTVVIGGRVHSMGTNARAGQGELMVVEADESDGTFLLLSPAIAVITNIDPEHLDYYGDMERVKSAYLEFANRVPFYGAAVVCLDHVTVRSLVPQMRKRVVTYGTTADADFVARNLSVNGMETRFEAVAYGQLLGDLCVRMPGRHHGLNALAATAVALQLEVPFELIRDALAEFGGIHRRFEVCGTAGGVLVVSDYGHHPEEIRATIAAAREGFGRRLVVVFQPHRFTRTRDLFGDFLEAFDAVDTLILTEVYAAGEVAIDGVTSEVLFWALRRRGHLDVAFIPQREEVVAEVQRHVRAGDLVLVLGAGDIHEVGEQLVRVLAGTQNAWTMQ, encoded by the coding sequence ATGCCTAGCCGCTTCAACGCCCCGCGCCGTGTTCACTTCGTCGGCATTGGCGGAGTCGGCATGAGCGGGATCGCCGAGGTCCTGCTAGCTTTGGGCCATCACGTAAGCGGCTCCGATATCACTCAGAGTGCGACCACGCGCCGGCTAACCAAACTCGGCGCCCGCATCACCATCGGCCATTCGGCCGAGGTGGTGCAGCCGGATGCCGACGTGGTCGTGATTTCGTCGGCGGTGAAATACGTCAACCCGGAGATCGTCCGCGCGCGCGAGCTGAAGATCCCGGTCGTCCCGCGCGCCGAGATGCTGGCTGAGCTGATGCGGATGAAGCAAGGCATCGCGGTGGCCGGCACCCACGGCAAGACCACCACGACCTCGCTGATCGCCGCGATCCTCAAGCGCGCCGGGCTCGATCCGACCGTCGTCATCGGCGGCCGGGTGCACAGCATGGGCACCAACGCCCGCGCCGGTCAGGGTGAGCTGATGGTGGTCGAGGCTGACGAGAGCGACGGAACCTTCTTGCTGCTCTCGCCTGCGATCGCGGTCATCACCAACATCGATCCTGAGCACCTCGATTACTACGGGGACATGGAGCGGGTGAAGTCGGCCTACCTGGAGTTCGCCAATCGCGTTCCGTTTTACGGCGCGGCGGTGGTCTGCCTCGATCACGTCACCGTCCGCAGCCTGGTGCCGCAGATGCGCAAACGGGTGGTCACCTACGGCACCACCGCAGATGCCGACTTCGTGGCGCGCAACCTGTCGGTCAACGGCATGGAAACCCGCTTCGAGGCGGTGGCGTACGGGCAGCTACTCGGCGATCTCTGCGTCCGCATGCCGGGCCGGCACCACGGGCTCAATGCCCTGGCGGCAACGGCGGTGGCGCTGCAGCTCGAGGTGCCCTTCGAGTTGATCCGCGACGCGCTGGCCGAGTTCGGCGGCATCCATCGCCGCTTCGAGGTCTGTGGCACTGCCGGCGGAGTGCTGGTGGTGAGCGATTACGGCCACCACCCCGAGGAGATCCGCGCCACCATCGCCGCTGCGCGTGAGGGCTTCGGCCGCCGCCTGGTGGTGGTCTTCCAGCCACACCGCTTCACGCGCACGCGCGATTTGTTCGGTGACTTCCTCGAGGCCTTCGACGCGGTCGATACGCTGATACTCACCGAAGTGTACGCTGCGGGTGAGGTGGCGATCGACGGCGTCACCAGCGAGGTGCTGTTCTGGGCCCTACGCCGCCGTGGCCACTTGGACGTAGCTTTTATCCCCCAACGCGAAGAGGTCGTGGCGGAAGTGCAGCGGCACGTGCGCGCCGGCGACTTGGTCTTGGTGCTGGGCGCCGGTGATATTCACGAAGTCGGCGAGCAACTAGTGCGGGTGCTCGCCGGCACACAGAACGCGTGGACGATGCAGTGA
- a CDS encoding branched-chain amino acid transaminase — MMEKSEQIWLDGKFLPWDAAQVHVLTHTLHYGLGVFEGIRCYQGEGSRSAIFRLPEHIDRLFGGAHILGLKIPFSRADITQACVAAVRLNRLRSCYIRPLVFLGAGEMGLAAVHNPVRVAVVAWHWGAYLGDEGVRKGIRLKTSSFARFHINTLMTKAKAVGHYVNSILAAVEARRLGYDEALMLDTDGYVAECSGENIFAVRNGVVQTPPLGSVLPGITRDSVIALLAEQGLVVREERFTRDALYVADEVFMTGTAAEVTPVREVDDREVGPGHPGEITRQLQQLFARVTAGAEPRYERWLTPIQWS, encoded by the coding sequence GTGATGGAGAAGAGCGAGCAAATCTGGCTTGACGGAAAGTTCCTGCCGTGGGACGCGGCGCAGGTGCATGTGCTGACCCACACGCTGCACTATGGTCTCGGGGTCTTCGAGGGCATTCGCTGCTACCAGGGCGAGGGCAGCCGCTCGGCGATTTTTCGCTTACCGGAACACATCGATCGGCTGTTCGGCGGCGCCCACATTCTGGGGCTGAAGATTCCCTTCAGCCGCGCTGACATCACCCAGGCGTGCGTGGCAGCGGTGCGGCTGAATCGCCTGCGCTCGTGTTACATTCGGCCGCTGGTGTTCCTCGGTGCCGGCGAGATGGGCCTGGCGGCGGTGCACAACCCGGTGCGGGTGGCGGTGGTGGCGTGGCACTGGGGCGCGTATCTCGGCGACGAAGGCGTGCGCAAAGGCATCCGCTTGAAGACCTCCTCGTTCGCGCGCTTTCACATCAACACGCTGATGACCAAAGCGAAGGCCGTGGGCCATTATGTCAACTCGATCCTGGCGGCCGTTGAGGCCCGCCGCCTCGGCTACGACGAGGCGCTCATGCTCGATACCGACGGCTACGTCGCGGAGTGCAGCGGGGAGAACATTTTTGCGGTTCGCAACGGCGTGGTGCAAACGCCGCCGCTGGGCTCGGTGTTGCCCGGCATTACCCGCGACTCGGTGATTGCCTTGTTGGCGGAGCAGGGGCTGGTGGTACGCGAGGAGCGCTTTACGCGGGATGCGCTTTACGTTGCTGACGAGGTGTTTATGACCGGCACCGCTGCGGAGGTAACACCGGTGCGCGAGGTCGATGATCGCGAGGTCGGTCCCGGCCACCCGGGTGAGATCACGCGCCAGTTGCAGCAGCTGTTTGCGCGGGTGACTGCCGGGGCGGAACCGCGTTACGAACGCTGGCTGACGCCGATTCAGTGGAGCTAA
- a CDS encoding FtsQ-type POTRA domain-containing protein yields the protein MRHLARGRTAGARRRRSRRTTNIPWRRIGLIGGLTVCTAGMVATMRWAVPRVWTATKSHAYFALTEVTVRGNSRWGREQLLQSAGLRPGMSIWDANPSAIRLRLRLHADLADVRVRRDFPHRLVVSVRERVPAAIAVLDDLYFVDRSGQLMNRLREDDSRDLPLITGLGITPANREDVLMLRRAARMIRLCQREGCGAGLSEVNIDPRRGVTLIPLRQPVPIVVGWGNWRTKLARTKRVLAAWEGQESRVALFDATFSDQVVVRLRPSPIKTRTTPRSGAKSGMRA from the coding sequence ATGCGCCACCTAGCTCGCGGTCGCACGGCAGGTGCGCGACGGCGGCGCTCGCGCCGCACCACCAACATCCCATGGCGTCGCATCGGGCTGATCGGGGGTCTGACGGTGTGCACCGCCGGCATGGTGGCGACGATGCGGTGGGCCGTGCCGCGGGTCTGGACTGCCACCAAGAGCCATGCCTACTTCGCGCTCACCGAAGTCACGGTACGCGGCAACAGCCGCTGGGGCCGCGAGCAACTCTTGCAGTCCGCCGGTCTACGCCCGGGCATGAGCATCTGGGACGCCAACCCCTCTGCTATTCGCCTGCGCCTGCGCCTCCATGCCGATCTGGCCGATGTGCGGGTGCGGCGCGACTTTCCACACCGCCTCGTCGTCAGCGTACGCGAGCGCGTTCCCGCAGCGATCGCAGTGCTCGATGATCTTTACTTTGTGGACCGCTCGGGACAGCTGATGAACCGGTTGCGCGAAGATGACAGCCGCGACTTGCCGCTCATAACGGGCTTGGGCATCACGCCCGCCAACCGGGAAGACGTCTTGATGCTACGCCGCGCTGCCCGGATGATTCGCTTGTGTCAGCGCGAGGGCTGCGGCGCGGGCCTTTCCGAGGTCAACATCGATCCACGCCGGGGCGTCACGCTCATCCCGCTGCGCCAGCCGGTGCCGATAGTGGTTGGCTGGGGTAATTGGCGCACCAAACTGGCGCGCACCAAGCGTGTGCTGGCAGCCTGGGAAGGGCAGGAATCGCGTGTCGCCCTGTTTGACGCCACCTTCTCTGATCAGGTGGTCGTGCGTCTACGGCCCTCGCCGATCAAAACGCGGACGACGCCGCGCAGCGGCGCGAAGTCGGGAATGCGGGCCTAG
- the murB gene encoding UDP-N-acetylmuramate dehydrogenase, which translates to MTAADLTALRAAFGERLRTGEPLSRHTSFRIGGPADAFIEADSVAEVHEVLTLAARAGTPLFVLGGGTNILVSDNGIRGIVLKLGRAFAAMEWQANGSGTKVRAGAAVPFKKLVVEAAQRRLTGLEFAEGIPGLLGGGLLMNAGAFGGEIANVVEAIEGVDAATGPQQLPKADLSFGYRHFDLPRGWIVTHLSLRLAAGDPGSIRDLMAEYKQRRQLHQPLGYPNAGSIFKNPPGRHAGELIEAAGFKGRRIGGARVSEQHANFIVNLGGATATEVRALMNEIARSVWERWGVRLDPEVRLVGHWEDPA; encoded by the coding sequence GTGACAGCAGCCGACCTGACCGCCCTGCGCGCCGCCTTCGGCGAGCGCCTGCGCACCGGCGAGCCCCTCAGCCGGCACACCTCATTTCGCATTGGCGGGCCAGCCGATGCGTTCATCGAGGCCGACAGCGTGGCGGAGGTGCACGAAGTTCTCACCCTCGCTGCGCGCGCGGGTACGCCGCTGTTCGTCCTCGGCGGCGGCACCAACATTCTGGTCAGCGATAACGGAATTCGGGGCATTGTGCTCAAGCTCGGGCGGGCCTTCGCCGCCATGGAGTGGCAAGCAAACGGCTCCGGCACCAAGGTGCGAGCGGGGGCCGCGGTGCCCTTCAAGAAGCTGGTGGTCGAAGCCGCGCAGCGCCGGCTGACCGGGCTGGAGTTTGCCGAAGGGATTCCCGGGTTGCTGGGGGGCGGGTTACTCATGAACGCCGGCGCCTTTGGCGGCGAGATCGCCAATGTGGTCGAAGCCATCGAAGGCGTGGATGCTGCTACCGGCCCGCAGCAGTTGCCCAAAGCCGACCTCAGTTTCGGCTACCGCCACTTCGATCTGCCCCGCGGATGGATCGTGACCCACCTCAGCTTGCGTCTGGCGGCGGGGGATCCGGGCTCAATCCGAGACCTGATGGCTGAGTACAAGCAGCGGCGCCAACTTCATCAGCCTCTGGGCTACCCCAACGCCGGCTCGATCTTCAAGAACCCGCCGGGCCGGCATGCCGGCGAGCTCATCGAAGCGGCCGGCTTCAAGGGCCGCCGCATCGGCGGCGCAAGGGTCTCAGAGCAACACGCCAATTTCATCGTCAATCTCGGCGGCGCCACCGCGACCGAGGTGCGAGCGCTGATGAACGAAATCGCCCGCAGCGTGTGGGAGCGGTGGGGAGTTCGCCTCGATCCGGAAGTGAGACTCGTTGGCCATTGGGAGGACCCCGCCTGA